TGGGTCGGAGCGACGGTGTGCGGCGCGAACGACACGAAGTTGGCCAACGCCTTCTCGCCGAGCACCGGACGGAACTGCAGCCCCGGGACGAACTCGACCGGGTCGATGTCACTCACCGTGACGAACCGCCCGGGTCCCTTCGGCATCCCACGGGCCTCGCTGCTGAAATGGGCTTCACCGCTGGCGCTGGTCATCGCATCATCCAATCTCCCGACGGCGGTAGGGAACGGCGAGCTGGCCCAGGGCTGACCATCGGCGCGTTGCCGGTCATCAGGCGGGACGATACCTCCTACACTGGCCCCACTGTGAGGCGCCTCTGGTTGCTCCGCCATGCCAAGTCCAGCTGGGATCAGCCCGGCCTTCCCGATGCCGACCGGCCCCTGGCGCCGCGGGGCCGGCGAGCCGCCGACGTCCTTGCCGCCCACCTGGCGGCCGCGGAGGTCCGGCCGGCGGTGGTGTTGTGCTCCTCGTCGCTGCGGACCCGCGAGACGCTGGCGGCCATCCTGCCCGCGCTCGGGGACGCCCTCGAGATCCGGATCGAGCGGGACCTGTACGGGGCC
This portion of the Actinomycetota bacterium genome encodes:
- a CDS encoding histidine phosphatase family protein; amino-acid sequence: MLRHAKSSWDQPGLPDADRPLAPRGRRAADVLAAHLAAAEVRPAVVLCSSSLRTRETLAAILPALGDALEIRIERDLYGAGAAQLLDRLRQLPDGASSAMLINHNPATQDLALALAS